In Geminocystis sp. NIES-3709, a single genomic region encodes these proteins:
- a CDS encoding AI-2E family transporter, which translates to MNKLTRSTSISISSIAVVTVTVLSIILLWQLRGLLVILMISAVLAATLAPIVDYGEKIRIPRWLGVILAYLLIILLITVAGLIIGPTVITQIQRLLQKLPTYLDIITTLTQSLIIRFGITEPKALNLIDQWLDLQGLTAWGVKWSQKLIVSSLGLTKGIVGGALNVILSIIFSGYMLAGSNKLIKDFVSLFPTPWDIRLENQFPLVSDRMGKYIQGRILVSLILGIAITIGLKFIGITEFALGLGVIAGFTNLIPFFGPVLGSIPALIVAIAQSGWTFWWVLLLFVIIQNIETYVLDPLLVGSSVKVQPLYQLLAVLGGVQVLGILGALIAPPWVAGAGVVLENLYLKPKESYSLNKLEPLDIPR; encoded by the coding sequence ATGAACAAATTAACTCGATCGACTTCTATTTCTATCAGTAGTATTGCTGTGGTTACTGTAACGGTATTATCAATTATTTTGTTATGGCAACTAAGAGGGTTATTAGTCATTTTAATGATTTCTGCCGTCTTAGCCGCAACTTTAGCTCCGATTGTTGATTACGGCGAAAAAATTAGGATTCCTCGATGGTTGGGAGTAATTTTAGCCTATTTACTAATTATTTTACTGATTACCGTGGCAGGTTTAATTATCGGGCCGACAGTAATAACTCAAATTCAGCGATTATTACAAAAATTACCAACCTATTTAGACATAATCACCACCTTAACTCAATCTTTGATCATTCGTTTTGGTATTACTGAGCCAAAAGCCTTAAACTTAATTGATCAATGGTTAGATTTACAGGGTTTAACCGCATGGGGTGTAAAATGGAGTCAAAAATTGATTGTTAGTTCTCTAGGACTAACAAAAGGTATTGTTGGGGGTGCTTTAAATGTTATTCTTTCTATCATCTTTTCTGGATATATGTTGGCAGGTTCAAATAAATTAATCAAGGATTTTGTTAGTTTATTCCCTACCCCCTGGGATATTCGCCTAGAAAATCAGTTTCCCCTAGTTAGCGATCGTATGGGAAAATATATTCAAGGTAGAATTTTAGTATCCCTAATTTTGGGAATAGCCATCACCATCGGCTTAAAATTTATTGGTATTACAGAATTTGCTTTGGGTTTAGGCGTAATTGCCGGTTTTACTAACTTAATACCATTTTTTGGCCCCGTTTTAGGTTCCATTCCCGCTCTAATTGTGGCGATTGCACAAAGTGGATGGACGTTTTGGTGGGTATTATTACTATTTGTGATCATTCAAAACATAGAAACTTATGTATTAGATCCCTTATTAGTAGGTTCTAGTGTTAAAGTACAACCTCTATATCAATTATTAGCTGTATTAGGAGGAGTGCAAGTATTAGGCATTCTTGGAGCTTTAATTGCACCCCCTTGGGTTGCAGGTGCCGGAGTTGTCTTAGAAAATCTCTATCTAAAACCGAAAGAATCCTATTCTCTCAATAAATTAGAACCATTAGACATCCCAAGATAA